A single region of the bacterium BMS3Abin14 genome encodes:
- the ttuD gene encoding putative hydroxypyruvate reductase, whose amino-acid sequence MTEKRDLKDDAREIFLAGVSAADPEEAVLSALSLSGDTLRAGSGEFSLNPDGRVLVVGAGKAGAPMARAVEKVLGDRIAEGIVAVKYGHTMTLDLITLLEAGHPVPDEAGRAAAGKIAVLLEGTGEKDLVVCLLSGGGSALLPLPSPPVTLEEKMAATALLLDSGADIGEINTVRKHISVLKGGGLLRMAHPARVLTLILSDVVGDALDVIASGPTVPDPTFFIDAVGVLEKYRLTDRAPASVLARLREGAAGRVAETVKPHDPEISNVLNLLVATNSRAIQAAAARARNLGYNTSILSTTVTGDTRESANAHAAIAREIVMHGTPLASPACVLSGGETTVTIRGRGKGGRNQEFALAAAPGIEDLPGVVILSGGTDGTDGPTDAAGAIADGTTLSRAHSAGMDPFQYLDDNNSYRFFEALGDLLITGPTMTNVMDIHVILVKDG is encoded by the coding sequence GTGACCGAAAAACGTGATCTGAAGGATGATGCGAGGGAGATCTTTCTGGCTGGCGTCAGTGCGGCGGACCCGGAGGAGGCGGTCCTCTCGGCTCTGTCACTTTCGGGAGATACCCTTCGGGCCGGTTCAGGGGAGTTTAGCCTCAACCCTGACGGGAGGGTTCTCGTCGTGGGTGCAGGGAAGGCAGGCGCGCCCATGGCCCGCGCCGTGGAAAAGGTTCTGGGAGATCGGATTGCCGAGGGCATCGTGGCGGTGAAGTACGGCCATACCATGACGCTTGATCTGATAACCTTGCTGGAGGCCGGCCACCCAGTTCCGGATGAGGCGGGTCGCGCCGCCGCCGGGAAAATCGCCGTCCTGCTGGAAGGGACGGGGGAGAAGGATCTTGTTGTCTGTCTGCTCTCCGGCGGTGGCTCGGCGCTGCTGCCCCTCCCGTCTCCTCCCGTCACGCTTGAGGAAAAGATGGCCGCTACCGCACTTCTCCTTGATAGCGGCGCCGATATAGGCGAGATCAACACCGTGAGAAAACACATTTCGGTTCTTAAGGGAGGGGGCCTGCTGAGGATGGCCCACCCGGCCCGGGTCCTGACCCTCATCCTGTCGGATGTCGTAGGCGATGCCCTGGATGTCATCGCTTCGGGCCCGACTGTGCCGGACCCCACCTTTTTTATCGATGCCGTCGGTGTCCTGGAGAAGTACCGTCTGACGGATCGGGCGCCGGCTTCAGTTCTGGCGAGGTTAAGGGAAGGGGCGGCTGGAAGGGTAGCGGAGACGGTAAAACCCCATGATCCAGAGATCAGCAATGTCCTCAACCTGCTGGTGGCCACCAACAGTAGAGCCATACAGGCTGCCGCCGCGCGGGCGCGGAACCTGGGATATAATACCAGCATCCTGTCCACGACGGTAACCGGAGATACACGGGAATCGGCCAACGCCCACGCTGCTATAGCCAGGGAGATTGTGATGCACGGGACGCCCCTTGCTTCGCCTGCCTGTGTTCTGTCTGGAGGAGAGACCACGGTCACCATACGCGGGAGGGGAAAAGGGGGCCGGAATCAGGAATTTGCCCTGGCCGCAGCGCCGGGCATTGAGGACCTGCCCGGGGTGGTAATTCTTTCAGGCGGAACAGACGGGACAGATGGTCCAACGGATGCAGCCGGCGCCATCGCCGACGGGACGACCCTCTCCAGGGCCCACAGCGCGGGCATGGACCCCTTCCAATATCTGGACGACAATAACTCCTACCGGTTTTTTGAGGCCCTTGGGGATCTTCTGATAACGGGGCCTACCATGACCAATGTCATGGATATCCACGTCATCCTGGTAAAGGACGGATAG
- the ada gene encoding bifunctional transcriptional activator/DNA repair enzyme Ada has translation MIGFTHVNLKLEYGVNSADYRRIEETITFLQEHSLRRPSLEETAKQVGLSPYHFQRLFRRWAGVTPKQFLQLLTVEHARELLRDSATVLETAHDVGMSGSGRLHDLFVSVEAVTPGQFKAHGRGLAIRYGIHPSPFGDCLAAMTERGICELRFVDGHSKDKAVEELFQRWDEAELYEDQPGSQQVIEQIFFRSALPEGERLRLFLRGTNFQTQAWRALLRIPEGSVISYEDLARGINRPSAARAVGNAVGQNPISYLIPCHRVIRKTGEFGGYGGGISRKRAILGREFALNPAG, from the coding sequence ATGATAGGCTTCACCCACGTAAATCTTAAATTGGAGTATGGCGTGAATTCAGCAGATTACAGGCGTATTGAAGAGACCATCACATTCCTTCAGGAACATTCATTGCGGCGGCCATCCCTGGAGGAAACGGCCAAACAGGTTGGCCTGAGTCCCTACCATTTTCAGAGACTTTTTCGGAGGTGGGCAGGGGTGACGCCCAAACAGTTTCTGCAGCTCCTGACGGTGGAGCATGCCAGAGAACTTCTCCGTGACTCGGCCACCGTACTTGAGACCGCACACGACGTCGGCATGAGCGGTTCCGGCCGCCTTCATGATCTGTTCGTCTCCGTCGAAGCTGTCACCCCCGGCCAGTTCAAGGCTCATGGCCGCGGGCTTGCCATCCGCTACGGGATTCATCCGAGCCCTTTTGGGGACTGTCTGGCCGCCATGACGGAGAGAGGAATCTGCGAACTGCGGTTCGTGGACGGCCACAGCAAGGACAAGGCCGTGGAGGAACTTTTCCAACGATGGGACGAGGCCGAATTATACGAGGACCAGCCCGGCTCACAACAGGTCATTGAGCAGATTTTCTTTCGTTCAGCCTTGCCGGAGGGCGAGCGCCTGCGGCTGTTTCTCAGGGGAACCAATTTCCAGACCCAGGCATGGAGGGCTCTTCTGCGCATCCCCGAGGGATCCGTTATCTCCTATGAGGACCTGGCCCGAGGGATCAATCGTCCTTCAGCTGCGAGGGCCGTGGGTAACGCTGTGGGACAGAACCCCATCTCCTACCTGATCCCCTGCCACAGGGTCATCCGAAAGACGGGGGAGTTCGGCGGTTACGGGGGGGGGATATCACGCAAGAGGGCCATCCTCGGAAGGGAATTCGCCCTCAACCCCGCCGGATGA
- the mglA_2 gene encoding mutual gliding-motility protein MglA, giving the protein MSFINYSSREINCKIVYYGPGLCGKTTNLQFIYRKTNPQARGKMISLATETDRTLFFDFLPLSLGDIRGFKTRFHLYTVPGQVFYDASRKLILKGVDGVVFVADSQMERMEANTESFDNLRSNLQEQGYDLDALPLILQWNKRDLPNVVPVDEMEKALNPRSLPSFEAVAPEGIGIFETLKAIAKLVLIELRKGASA; this is encoded by the coding sequence ATGTCTTTCATTAACTATTCATCCAGAGAGATCAACTGCAAGATAGTCTATTACGGCCCTGGGCTTTGCGGCAAGACGACCAACCTGCAGTTTATCTACCGCAAGACCAATCCCCAGGCACGGGGAAAGATGATAAGCCTCGCCACTGAAACGGATCGAACCCTGTTTTTCGATTTTCTTCCTCTTTCTCTGGGCGACATCCGCGGGTTCAAAACCCGGTTCCATCTCTACACCGTTCCCGGACAGGTTTTTTACGACGCCAGCCGAAAACTCATTCTCAAAGGGGTGGATGGTGTGGTTTTCGTGGCAGACAGCCAGATGGAGCGCATGGAAGCCAACACCGAAAGCTTTGATAACTTAAGATCCAATCTCCAGGAACAGGGCTATGATCTGGACGCACTTCCCCTGATCCTTCAGTGGAACAAAAGGGACCTGCCCAATGTGGTTCCCGTTGACGAAATGGAAAAAGCCCTCAACCCGCGAAGCCTTCCCTCCTTCGAGGCTGTTGCCCCCGAAGGGATCGGCATTTTTGAAACCCTGAAGGCCATTGCAAAACTCGTCCTTATAGAACTCCGAAAAGGCGCCTCAGCCTGA
- a CDS encoding Roadblock/LC7 domain protein, with the protein MLPDLVMYEDEFKTVTEMVTRLLTNANAKVVFLVDKNGQLITSAGLTEGIDTTSLASLTAGNIAATGGLAKLIGEKEFTILFHEGEKDNIHISIIGHRVILVVIFDERSSLGLVRLRVKRASQELERAFKEIDGKTQGEKTGMGVDSPFAEITDDDIENLFS; encoded by the coding sequence ATGTTGCCTGATCTGGTGATGTACGAGGATGAGTTCAAGACGGTTACCGAGATGGTTACCCGTCTGCTCACCAATGCCAACGCCAAAGTGGTATTCCTGGTCGACAAAAACGGCCAGCTCATTACCAGCGCCGGGCTGACGGAAGGTATTGACACCACATCCCTCGCATCCCTCACCGCCGGTAATATTGCCGCCACGGGGGGGCTGGCCAAGCTCATCGGCGAAAAGGAATTCACAATCCTTTTCCATGAGGGTGAAAAAGACAACATCCACATTTCCATCATTGGGCATCGTGTTATTCTCGTAGTGATCTTTGATGAGCGCAGTTCCCTTGGCCTTGTCAGGCTCAGGGTGAAAAGGGCCAGCCAGGAACTGGAGCGGGCTTTCAAAGAGATCGACGGCAAAACGCAGGGTGAAAAGACAGGGATGGGAGTTGATTCGCCGTTTGCCGAAATCACCGACGACGACATTGAGAACCTTTTCAGCTAG
- the recR gene encoding recombination protein RecR, with product MRIPLPLSRLIGELKRLPGIGEKNAQRLAFYLLGAPRERAESLSRALMEMKDGIRTCSHCFNLSEGDLCSICLDPGRSRRSLCVVESARDLIAIENTGQYHGMYHVLMGILSPMKGIGPADLKIGELVDRISEEEIREVILATNLDVEGESTASYLINTIKPLGVEVTRIARGIPIGGNLENADQITLGMALDGRNKV from the coding sequence ATGCGTATTCCCTTACCTTTAAGCAGGCTCATCGGAGAGCTGAAAAGGCTGCCCGGCATCGGGGAAAAGAACGCTCAGCGCTTGGCATTTTACCTCCTGGGCGCCCCTCGGGAGAGAGCCGAGTCCCTTTCCCGCGCTCTCATGGAGATGAAGGACGGGATCAGAACGTGTTCACACTGTTTCAATCTGTCCGAGGGGGATCTCTGTTCCATCTGCCTTGATCCCGGCAGATCGCGGCGTTCTCTGTGCGTCGTTGAGTCGGCTCGTGACCTCATCGCCATCGAAAATACCGGACAGTATCACGGCATGTATCATGTCCTCATGGGGATTCTGTCTCCGATGAAGGGGATCGGTCCGGCCGACCTGAAGATCGGTGAACTCGTGGACCGAATATCGGAGGAGGAGATTCGGGAGGTCATCCTCGCCACTAATCTGGATGTGGAGGGCGAGTCAACGGCATCGTACCTGATTAACACAATAAAGCCCCTGGGTGTCGAGGTGACCAGGATCGCCAGAGGCATTCCCATCGGTGGGAATCTGGAAAATGCCGACCAGATCACATTGGGGATGGCCCTTGACGGCCGTAATAAAGTGTAA
- a CDS encoding nucleoid-associated protein yields the protein MKDLGDLMKKAQKMKTELDRVQGELAAREVEASAGGGMVSARVTGGQEVVSISIDPQVIDPDDREMLEDLVRAAINEALRKSREMMQEEMAKITGGLPIPNMF from the coding sequence ATGAAAGATTTGGGCGATCTGATGAAAAAAGCCCAGAAGATGAAGACGGAACTGGACAGAGTCCAGGGAGAGCTGGCCGCGAGGGAGGTTGAGGCCTCCGCCGGAGGGGGAATGGTGTCCGCTCGGGTAACAGGAGGCCAGGAGGTTGTCTCCATCTCCATAGATCCCCAGGTTATTGACCCGGACGACAGGGAAATGCTTGAGGATCTGGTGAGGGCAGCGATCAATGAAGCGCTTCGAAAAAGCAGGGAAATGATGCAGGAAGAGATGGCCAAAATCACGGGCGGGCTGCCGATTCCCAACATGTTTTAG
- the dnaX_2 gene encoding DNA polymerase III subunit tau, which yields MIAEHLGHICGSEGIDISPDSLHRIAVAAEGSLRDSQSLLDQIISYAGNMIAEEDVNTVLGTLDRGMLFKILDASFSGSAGDALGTMGEMIDNGADPMRIVLDLIGLLRALLLAAELEKPESVLDLPEGEMETIKQLSTNTNRELLRVRFALMARAEERMRRSPQPRFHLELAVVHMARAEEIASLISGGSPPAAPPTARSAETGTAPRPAASEPDKTHATETVGKPSSESVAPPAFAAIETPEETWESLVAFINGKMPNIGSILEHLVCLQIAGDELVIGGVKGELYIEILKEKEKRAILKSMVDEFFSRDINVRFTEMEAIERARNHNIVEKNEIRESDLARKIRKETLEHAAIKNAIEIFNGKVERVRVLSARTPETLEIEEKEEDV from the coding sequence ATGATTGCGGAACACCTTGGCCACATCTGCGGGTCGGAGGGGATCGATATTTCCCCCGACAGCCTGCACAGGATCGCAGTGGCAGCTGAGGGGAGCCTGCGGGATTCCCAGAGCCTCCTTGACCAGATTATTTCCTATGCGGGGAACATGATTGCCGAAGAGGATGTCAACACTGTCCTGGGCACACTTGATCGTGGAATGCTGTTTAAAATCCTCGATGCATCCTTTTCCGGAAGCGCCGGTGACGCTCTGGGAACGATGGGGGAGATGATAGACAATGGGGCCGACCCTATGAGGATTGTCCTGGACCTTATCGGGCTATTACGGGCACTGCTTCTGGCGGCTGAGTTGGAAAAACCGGAGAGTGTGCTGGATCTTCCCGAAGGTGAGATGGAGACGATAAAACAGCTCTCCACCAACACGAACCGCGAACTTCTGCGGGTAAGGTTCGCCCTGATGGCTCGAGCCGAGGAAAGGATGCGCCGATCCCCCCAACCCCGGTTTCACCTTGAACTGGCGGTGGTCCATATGGCACGTGCGGAGGAGATTGCCTCCCTGATCTCGGGGGGGTCCCCCCCTGCGGCTCCTCCAACCGCCCGTTCCGCGGAAACCGGAACCGCTCCCCGGCCTGCGGCATCGGAACCCGACAAAACCCACGCAACAGAGACGGTGGGGAAACCATCTTCGGAATCCGTTGCGCCTCCGGCATTCGCCGCCATTGAGACACCAGAGGAAACATGGGAGAGCCTTGTTGCGTTCATCAACGGAAAGATGCCCAATATAGGGAGCATCCTGGAGCACCTTGTATGCCTTCAGATTGCGGGGGACGAATTGGTGATTGGAGGCGTCAAGGGAGAGCTTTATATCGAGATTTTAAAGGAAAAGGAGAAGCGAGCCATCCTTAAAAGTATGGTTGACGAATTTTTTTCCCGCGATATTAATGTGCGTTTCACCGAAATGGAAGCGATTGAGCGTGCCCGTAACCATAATATTGTTGAAAAGAACGAGATCAGGGAGTCGGATCTCGCCAGGAAGATTCGCAAGGAAACTCTGGAACATGCCGCCATAAAGAACGCAATCGAAATTTTCAACGGCAAGGTTGAAAGGGTGAGGGTGCTCTCTGCCAGGACACCGGAAACCCTTGAAATCGAGGAAAAAGAGGAGGACGTATGA